The Novosphingobium terrae genome segment TCCCATCTGGTATCACAACCGGGGCGACAGCAGCTTTGAGGGCGAAAGCGCCAATTACGGCGATTTCTCGGGGCTCGACGATCTGGCCACGGAAAATCCGCGCGTCCTCTCCGGCTTTATCGACATCTACGGCAGCTGGATCGACCGCTTCGGCATCGACGGCTACCGCATCGACACCGCCAAGCATGTGAACCCTGAGTTCTGGCAGGGCTTCGTGCCCGCCATGCTGGCGCGGGCGAAAGCGCGCGGCATCCCCAACTTCCACATCTTCGGCGAGGTGGCGACCTTTGACTATGATCCCGCCCTGCTGGCCAACTGGACCCGCCGCTCGGGCCTGCCCGCCGTGCTGGACTTTGCCTTCGCGCGCGCCGTCAATGATGCGAGTGGCGGCAAGCTTGGCACCGGCGAACTGGCCCGCATGGTCACGGACGACGCGCTTTATCAGGGCGGAGAAGCCGCCGCGCTGCGCTTGCCGACCTTTCTGGGCAATCACGATTTCGGGCGCTTCGCCTATTTCCTGCACAACACCAAGCCGGACATCAGCCCGGAGGAATGGCTGAAGCGCGACCTGCTGGGCCACGCCCTGCTGCTCACCCTGCGCGGCGTGCCCACCATCTATTACGGCGACGAACAGGGCTTTGCCGGGCAGGGCGGGGACCAGTCCGCGCGGCAGGATATGTTCGTCAGTCAGGTGGCGGAATACAACCAGCAGCCGCTGGTCGGCAGTGCCGGGGGCGCGAAGAACCGCTTCACCACCGCCCATCCGCTGTATCAAGAGATCGCCACGCTGGCCCGCCTGCGCCGCGCGACACCCGCACTGTGGGGCGGCAGCACCCGCCTGCGCGCCTCTGGCGAGAAGCCGGGCCTCTTTGCCGTCTCGCGCTTCGATCCGCAGACCGGCGCCGAGGTGCTGCTGGCCTTCAACACCTCCGACCAGCCGCTGACCGCCGCCGTTTCTGTCGAGCCGAATGCGACGAGCTTCACCACACTGGCGGGCGCCTGCCCGGCGACGGTCACCGCGCCGGGCAGCGCCAGCATCAGCCTGCCTGCCTTTGGCTATGCCGTCTGCGCGGCCTCTTCTTCTGCTTCTGCCTCCAAGGACCTGCACCCATGACGCTTTCCGATACGGTCTCACCCTGGTGGCAGGGCGCTTCCTTCTACCAGATCTATCCCCGCAGCTTTGCGGACAGCAATGGCGACGGGATCGGCGATCTGGCCGGGATCACCGCGCGTCTGGACTATGTGGCCAGTCTGGGCGTGGAGGCGATCTGGATCAGCCCGTTCTACACCAGCCCGATGGCGGACTTCGGCTATGACGTGGCCGATTACTGCGATGTCGATCCCATCTTCGGCACGCTGACGGATTTCGATGCTCTGGTGGCGAAGGCCCATGGACTGGGCCTGAAGGTCACCATCGACATGGTCTTCGCCCACACCAGCGACAAGCATCCTTGGTTCGCCCAGAGCCGCGCCGACAAGGCCAATGACAAAGCCGACTGGTACGTCTGGAAAGACGCTAATGAAGATGGCACGCCGCCCAACAACTGGCAGTCCGTCTTTGGCGGCCCGGCATGGACGTGGGATGCCCGTCGCCAGCAGTACTACATGCATCAGTTCCTCAAGGAGCAGCCGCAGCTGAACGCCCATAACCCGGCGGTGCAGCAGGCGGCCCTCGATGCGCTGCGCTTCTGGCTGGATCGCGGGGTGGATGGCTTCCGGCTCGATGCGCTCAACCACTCGATGTTCGATCCCGCCTTCACCGACAATCCCGCCGCGCCCGAGGATGGCCGCCCCCGCACGCGACCGTTCGACTTCCAGCAGAAGGTCAACAGCCAGAACCACCCCGATGTGGTGGGCTTCGTCGAGAAGATCGCCAAGCTCTGTGCCGAGTATGGCGCCACCTTTACCGTCGCCGAAGTGGGCGGAGACGAGGCCGTCCCGCTGATGAAAGCCTACACCGCAGGCGAGCAGCGCCTGTCCTCAGCCTACAGCTTCGATTTCCTCTATGCTCCATACCTCACCGCCGATCTGGTGGTGAAAGCTCTGTCGCAATGGGGCGAGGAGCCCTCGGAAGAAACCCTCCCCGAAGGCTGGCCCAGCTGGGCCTTCGAGAACCACGACGCCCCCCGCCATATCTCCCGCTGGGTGAGCGATGAGCATCGCCCCGCCTTCGCCCGCCTGACCGCCGCTTTGCTGGCCAGCCTGCGCGGCAACATCTTCCTCTATCAAGGTCAGGAACTGGGCCTCGAACAGGACGAAATCCCCTTCCACCTCCTCAAGGACCCCGAGGCCATCGCCAACTGGCCCCTGACCCTGAGCCGCGACGGCGTGCGCACTCCCATGCCCTGGGATGGCGAGCACTTCCACGCCGGTTTCACTGAAGGTGAACCTTGGCTGCCCCTCTCGCCCGCAAACATCGCCAAGGCCGTGGCCGGGCAGGAAGCAGATCCCGAGAGCCAGCTGCACTGGACCCGCGCGATGCTGGCCCTGCGCGAGCAATATCCGGCGCTGAAGCTGGGCGCGCTGACTGAGGCCAAGGCCGATGGCGGTTTGCTCACCTTCACCCGTAGCCATGAGGGCCAGAGCATCGCTTGCGCTTTCAACCTCTCGGGCGAGGCGATCAAGCACAAGGCGCTGGAAGGCAGCACCGTGCTGGCCGTGAACGGCGCGACCAGCACCAGCCTGCCGCCTTACGCTGCGCTGTTTGTTGAGACAGAAAAGCAATGAGGAGAAAAGAGAATGCGAGGGCCATCGCCCTCGCGCTCCCTTTACTGTCTGCGTTGGGCTTCGGGTTCGGCCTTGGAGCAACGACGCCGCGCCGCAGGCTTTCATATCGCCAGCACGACTCATCGTTCCAACATTACCTGCCTGCGGCGCTTTGCCTCGCGCAGGTGG includes the following:
- a CDS encoding alpha-amylase family glycosyl hydrolase — translated: MGSAQADTVAQMRARLPQQEVIYFVLPDRFANGDTANDKGGLTGDRLVTGFDPSSKAFYHGGDLKGLIAHLDYIQSLGASALWVGPIMKNKPVQGPKGQESAGYHGYWITDFLHVDPHFGSDEDFRKLVDAAHARGMKVYMDIIVNHTADVIHYREAGDGPVPYRSLADYPFSRKGGAKGAPINAGFAGDHDASPANWAKLTDPSFAYTPYVPAGEQAVKNPAWLNDPIWYHNRGDSSFEGESANYGDFSGLDDLATENPRVLSGFIDIYGSWIDRFGIDGYRIDTAKHVNPEFWQGFVPAMLARAKARGIPNFHIFGEVATFDYDPALLANWTRRSGLPAVLDFAFARAVNDASGGKLGTGELARMVTDDALYQGGEAAALRLPTFLGNHDFGRFAYFLHNTKPDISPEEWLKRDLLGHALLLTLRGVPTIYYGDEQGFAGQGGDQSARQDMFVSQVAEYNQQPLVGSAGGAKNRFTTAHPLYQEIATLARLRRATPALWGGSTRLRASGEKPGLFAVSRFDPQTGAEVLLAFNTSDQPLTAAVSVEPNATSFTTLAGACPATVTAPGSASISLPAFGYAVCAASSSASASKDLHP
- a CDS encoding alpha-amylase family glycosyl hydrolase: MTLSDTVSPWWQGASFYQIYPRSFADSNGDGIGDLAGITARLDYVASLGVEAIWISPFYTSPMADFGYDVADYCDVDPIFGTLTDFDALVAKAHGLGLKVTIDMVFAHTSDKHPWFAQSRADKANDKADWYVWKDANEDGTPPNNWQSVFGGPAWTWDARRQQYYMHQFLKEQPQLNAHNPAVQQAALDALRFWLDRGVDGFRLDALNHSMFDPAFTDNPAAPEDGRPRTRPFDFQQKVNSQNHPDVVGFVEKIAKLCAEYGATFTVAEVGGDEAVPLMKAYTAGEQRLSSAYSFDFLYAPYLTADLVVKALSQWGEEPSEETLPEGWPSWAFENHDAPRHISRWVSDEHRPAFARLTAALLASLRGNIFLYQGQELGLEQDEIPFHLLKDPEAIANWPLTLSRDGVRTPMPWDGEHFHAGFTEGEPWLPLSPANIAKAVAGQEADPESQLHWTRAMLALREQYPALKLGALTEAKADGGLLTFTRSHEGQSIACAFNLSGEAIKHKALEGSTVLAVNGATSTSLPPYAALFVETEKQ